CAGTGGACCCATGGAGACCTTCGAGAGCCTCGTCCGCGCCGAGTTCGCCCCGAAGAACACCTTCCTCAACACCGCGAGCAGCGGTCTGCTCCCGGCCCGCACCGTGACCGCCCTCCAGGAGGCCGCGCTGATCCGCGCCGAGGGCCGGCCGCTGGACCCGCTGTTCGAGGACGTGGAACAGTCCCGGGCCGCCTTCGCCCGCCTCGCCGGTGTCCCCGTGGCCCGGGTCGCGGCCGGCCCGTCCGTGTCCACCTACTCCGGTCTGGTCGCCGCCTCGCTGCCGCCGGGCGCCGAAGTCCTCACCGCCGAGGACGACTTCACCTCCGTCGTGAACCCCTTCCACGCCCGCGGCGACCTCAAGGTGCGGATCGTGCCGCTGGAGCGGCTCGCCGACTCCGTCCGCCCCGGCACCGCCCTCGTCGCGGTCAGCGCCGCACAGTCCGCCGACGGCCGGATCGCCGACCTGCCCGCCCTGCGGGAGGCCGCGCGGGCCCACGGAACCCGCACCTACGTCGACTTCTCCCAGGCCGCGGGCTGGCTCCCGGTGGACGCAGAGTCGTACGACTACACCGTCTCCACCACCTTCAAGTGGCTGCTCGGCCCGCACGGCGCCGCCTTCCTCGTCGTGCCGC
Above is a window of Streptomyces griseorubiginosus DNA encoding:
- a CDS encoding aminotransferase class V-fold PLP-dependent enzyme; protein product: METFESLVRAEFAPKNTFLNTASSGLLPARTVTALQEAALIRAEGRPLDPLFEDVEQSRAAFARLAGVPVARVAAGPSVSTYSGLVAASLPPGAEVLTAEDDFTSVVNPFHARGDLKVRIVPLERLADSVRPGTALVAVSAAQSADGRIADLPALREAARAHGTRTYVDFSQAAGWLPVDAESYDYTVSTTFKWLLGPHGAAFLVVPPESEGFGDLKPVLAGWVAGEVPWDSCYGPITELAHSARRFDVSPALFTWAGTRRSLELLEELGVDAVRAHDLALADRFRTGLADLGHAPLPAPGSPIVSVPGLGGRQPGLSAAGIEVSNRAGNLRASFHLYNTTADVDRLLDALSD